The proteins below are encoded in one region of Terriglobales bacterium:
- a CDS encoding sigma-70 family RNA polymerase sigma factor encodes MPGAQTQPGLTDAALVARVRGGDQSAMAELYDRYSRVVYAVALRVLGDTAAAEDVLQDVFMQLWRNPGVFDASRGTMTAWLAVIARHKAIDLQRKRRPEDDVSEVMLSVEADLDDAAERSRAMEKVRGVLGGLPAEQRKALEMAFFDGLTHTEIAAQLGEPLGTVKTRIRTALLALRKAIAA; translated from the coding sequence GTGCCGGGTGCGCAGACACAACCAGGCCTGACGGACGCGGCGCTCGTCGCACGGGTGCGGGGAGGGGACCAGTCTGCCATGGCGGAGCTGTATGACCGCTACTCGCGCGTGGTCTACGCCGTGGCGCTGCGGGTGCTGGGAGATACGGCCGCCGCCGAGGATGTGCTGCAGGACGTTTTCATGCAACTGTGGCGCAATCCCGGAGTGTTCGACGCCAGCCGCGGTACCATGACGGCCTGGCTGGCGGTGATCGCGCGCCACAAGGCCATCGACCTGCAGCGCAAGCGGCGCCCGGAGGATGACGTCAGCGAGGTGATGCTGTCCGTCGAAGCCGACTTGGATGACGCGGCCGAACGGAGCCGGGCGATGGAAAAAGTGCGCGGAGTGCTGGGCGGACTGCCCGCCGAGCAGCGCAAGGCGCTGGAAATGGCCTTCTTCGACGGACTGACGCACACCGAGATCGCGGCCCAACTGGGCGAACCGCTGGGCACGGTGAAGACCCGCATCCGTACGGCGCTGCTGGCGCTGCGAAAGGCGATTGCCGCATGA
- a CDS encoding CHAD domain-containing protein, producing MPVDYERSRLLFRRLSRLVGRARKKPQVETVHQIRTTARRLEALLEAHAEHTGTAHTKLAKRLRRLRRRAGRVRDLDVQMAALRTVKIGRDAARKTQLMDYLAAERARRERKLVAALDDDSLRKLRRQLRRAQAEVAPMENPGPAGDSPVRPRHRSPLEPLPMALRAFARLVRETGPLTEANLHEFRTRGKRVRYLAEMAGDDPDAKRVVKELKRMQDAIGEWHDWLVLTRKAEELFADGGESPLLSALRNLTRARFMRALRSASDVKRTLLEMHKALGGRGGPGVPVSPEQPKPSRSEQPPTVLAEEASA from the coding sequence ATGCCTGTGGATTACGAACGCAGCCGGCTGCTGTTCAGGCGCCTGAGCCGTCTGGTTGGTCGCGCCCGCAAGAAGCCCCAGGTGGAAACCGTGCACCAGATCCGCACCACAGCCCGGCGCTTGGAGGCGCTGCTCGAGGCCCACGCCGAGCACACCGGTACGGCCCACACCAAGCTGGCCAAGCGCCTGCGGCGGTTGCGGCGCCGCGCCGGCCGGGTGCGCGACTTGGACGTGCAGATGGCAGCCCTGCGCACGGTGAAGATCGGCCGTGACGCCGCCCGCAAGACCCAGCTGATGGATTACCTGGCCGCCGAGCGCGCCCGCCGCGAGCGCAAGCTCGTGGCCGCGCTCGACGACGACTCCCTGCGCAAGCTGCGCCGCCAGTTGCGCCGCGCCCAGGCCGAAGTCGCACCTATGGAGAATCCCGGCCCGGCCGGCGATTCTCCCGTTCGCCCGCGCCACCGTTCGCCGCTGGAGCCGCTGCCTATGGCCCTGCGCGCCTTCGCCCGGCTGGTGCGCGAGACCGGCCCCCTCACGGAAGCCAACCTGCATGAATTCCGCACCCGCGGGAAACGTGTCCGCTACCTGGCGGAGATGGCCGGTGACGATCCCGACGCCAAGCGCGTCGTCAAGGAACTCAAACGCATGCAGGATGCCATCGGCGAATGGCATGACTGGCTCGTGCTCACCCGGAAGGCCGAGGAACTGTTCGCCGACGGCGGCGAGTCTCCCCTGCTTTCCGCCCTGCGCAATCTCACCCGTGCCCGCTTCATGCGCGCCCTGCGCTCGGCCTCCGACGTCAAGCGCACCCTGCTCGAGATGCACAAGGCGCTGGGCGGCCGCGGAGGCCCCGGCGTACCCGTCTCCCCGGAGCAGCCCAAGCCCAGCCGCAGCGAACAGCCGCCGACCGTGCTCGCGGAAGAGGCCAGCGCCTAG
- the ppk1 gene encoding polyphosphate kinase 1: MTRASLESSAFYLNRESSWLAFNRRVLEEAEDARNPLLERLKFLAITASNLDEFFEVRVASLLQRIEDGHGETGPDGTPPLEERDLLARLTHEFVDAQYRCWNQQLRPALAEQGIRVLGLDQLDTDQLAFVTDYCERELDPLLTPITVDPAHPFPRVINKALCLAFLLKRRRRAAAAYMGVVTVPRVLPRLVRLPSSGSTDDYIFLADLVAFHAADMYRGYDIVSAAAFRVTRNSNLYLQEEEARSLLDSVRTELHNRRKGDAVRLEIESEADPQIVERLRTTFDLENWQVYPVDGPLNLSRLMAIYDEIQRPELKFRPFTPRELRLTAKSRDLFEELRRHDVLLHHPFDSYDAVVSFIRAAAEDPRVLSIKQTLYRTSEDSPILQALMEAAQQKEVTVVVELKARFDEASNIRWARSLEDAGVQVFHGLVGLKTHCKLALLVRRDPDGETRRYAHLGTGNYNQITARFYTDMSLLTADEEVTGAVHSVFNFLTAYAERSEYHPLHVAPLDLAEKSLGLIAREAEHARAGRPARIIAKMNALLDKNIIQALYRASQAGVEIDLIVRGMCALRPGVRGVSDHIRVRSIVGRFLEHSRIFYFANGGEDEVYLSSADWMPRNLYERVEVTFPLRDALLRQRVKQEVLETYLADTLKARLLRPDGSYVRPPQPVRGGLNAQEFLIGLAEGRFALEKLPRPARRPIRMRKGPR; the protein is encoded by the coding sequence ATGACCCGGGCATCTCTGGAGAGTTCAGCCTTTTACCTCAACCGCGAGTCCTCCTGGCTGGCGTTCAACCGCCGTGTGCTGGAGGAAGCCGAGGACGCCCGCAATCCTTTGCTCGAGCGGCTGAAGTTCCTGGCCATCACAGCCAGCAACCTGGACGAGTTCTTCGAAGTGCGCGTGGCCAGCCTGCTGCAGCGGATCGAGGACGGCCACGGTGAGACCGGCCCCGACGGTACGCCGCCACTCGAGGAGCGCGACCTGCTCGCCCGCCTGACCCATGAGTTCGTGGACGCGCAGTATCGCTGCTGGAACCAGCAGTTACGTCCGGCGCTGGCTGAGCAGGGCATACGGGTGCTGGGGCTGGACCAGCTCGACACCGACCAGCTCGCCTTCGTCACCGACTACTGCGAACGCGAACTCGACCCCTTGCTGACGCCCATCACGGTGGACCCGGCGCATCCGTTTCCGCGGGTCATCAACAAGGCGCTGTGCCTCGCGTTCCTGCTCAAGCGGCGCCGGCGCGCCGCCGCCGCCTACATGGGCGTGGTCACGGTACCGCGCGTGCTGCCGCGCCTGGTGCGGTTGCCCTCCAGCGGTTCCACCGATGACTACATCTTCCTGGCCGACCTGGTGGCCTTCCACGCCGCCGACATGTATCGCGGCTACGACATCGTTTCCGCGGCCGCCTTCCGCGTCACCCGCAACTCGAATCTTTACCTGCAGGAAGAGGAGGCCCGCAGCCTCCTGGACTCCGTGCGCACCGAACTGCACAACCGTCGCAAGGGCGACGCCGTGCGCCTGGAGATCGAATCGGAAGCCGACCCGCAGATCGTCGAGCGTTTGCGCACCACCTTCGACCTCGAGAACTGGCAGGTCTACCCGGTCGACGGTCCGCTGAACCTCTCCCGGCTGATGGCCATCTATGACGAGATCCAGCGCCCGGAACTGAAGTTCAGGCCTTTTACGCCGCGCGAGCTGCGGCTGACGGCGAAGTCCCGCGATCTGTTCGAGGAGCTGCGCCGCCACGACGTCCTCCTGCACCATCCTTTCGATTCCTACGACGCCGTGGTCAGCTTCATTCGCGCGGCTGCCGAGGACCCGCGCGTCCTCTCCATCAAGCAGACTCTCTACCGCACCAGCGAGGATTCTCCCATCCTGCAGGCGCTGATGGAGGCCGCGCAGCAGAAGGAAGTCACCGTCGTCGTCGAGCTCAAGGCGCGCTTCGACGAGGCCTCCAACATCCGCTGGGCGCGGAGCCTGGAAGACGCCGGCGTACAGGTCTTTCACGGTCTGGTGGGCCTGAAGACCCATTGCAAGCTGGCGCTGCTGGTGCGCCGCGATCCCGACGGCGAGACCCGCCGCTACGCCCATCTCGGCACCGGCAACTACAACCAGATCACGGCCCGCTTCTACACCGATATGAGCCTGCTCACCGCCGACGAGGAAGTCACCGGCGCGGTGCACAGCGTGTTCAATTTCCTCACCGCCTACGCGGAACGTTCCGAATATCATCCCCTGCACGTGGCTCCGCTGGATCTGGCGGAGAAATCCCTGGGGCTGATCGCGCGCGAAGCCGAGCACGCGCGCGCCGGCCGTCCGGCGCGCATCATCGCCAAGATGAACGCGCTCCTCGACAAGAACATCATCCAGGCGCTCTATCGCGCTTCGCAGGCCGGGGTGGAAATCGACTTGATCGTGCGCGGCATGTGCGCCCTGCGCCCGGGCGTGCGCGGCGTCAGCGACCACATTCGCGTGCGTTCCATCGTAGGCCGCTTCCTGGAGCACAGCCGCATCTTCTACTTCGCCAACGGGGGCGAGGACGAGGTCTATCTCTCCAGCGCCGACTGGATGCCGCGCAACCTCTATGAGCGCGTCGAAGTCACCTTCCCGCTGCGCGATGCGCTGCTCCGCCAGCGCGTCAAGCAGGAGGTCCTCGAAACCTATCTCGCCGATACCCTCAAGGCCCGCCTGCTCCGCCCCGACGGCAGCTACGTGCGGCCTCCCCAGCCCGTTCGCGGCGGCCTGAACGCTCAGGAGTTCCTCATCGGCTTGGCCGAGGGCCGCTTCGCGCTGGAGAAACTGCCGCGCCCCGCGCGCCGTCCCATCCGCATGCGCAAGGGACCGCGCTGA
- the sixA gene encoding phosphohistidine phosphatase SixA, with protein MIVYFVRHASAGQRKNDPVKDEKRALDESGVEQCSLMGRTLAALDAHVDAVVSSPLKRASQTASLVGNEMGHEGRLILDDALRPEATFAQFRELLGRHERAEAIMVVGHNPNLSEFLGRLLGGASAESAFDLKKGAVAKVEVDRRGALLHWVLTPKLVRAVQESLAAGSRSKSKK; from the coding sequence ATGATCGTCTACTTCGTGCGTCACGCCAGCGCCGGCCAGAGGAAGAACGATCCGGTCAAGGATGAAAAGCGCGCGCTCGATGAGTCCGGAGTCGAGCAATGCAGCCTGATGGGCCGTACTCTGGCGGCGTTGGACGCCCACGTGGACGCCGTGGTTTCCAGCCCGCTGAAGCGCGCTTCGCAAACTGCGTCGCTGGTGGGCAACGAGATGGGGCACGAAGGGCGGCTCATCCTCGACGACGCTCTGCGGCCCGAAGCCACTTTCGCGCAGTTCCGCGAACTGCTCGGACGCCACGAGCGCGCCGAGGCCATCATGGTGGTCGGCCACAATCCCAATCTCAGCGAGTTCCTCGGACGCCTGCTGGGCGGCGCTTCCGCCGAATCCGCTTTCGACCTGAAGAAGGGCGCGGTGGCCAAAGTCGAAGTGGACCGCCGCGGCGCCCTGCTGCACTGGGTGCTCACACCCAAACTCGTGCGCGCCGTTCAGGAAAGCCTGGCGGCCGGCTCGCGCTCCAAGAGCAAGAAATAG
- a CDS encoding Ppx/GppA phosphatase family protein — MPVFAAVDIGSNSVRLKIARLARRRLEPLHEDREVTRLGESVFAAGLLAPQAMAQTVKVLERFHRAVQKHGADAVRVVATSALRDARNAQAFSDWVHSTTGWRVEVISGLEEARLIHLGILASLRLPEAPVLLIDLGGGSCELTVSARGHIRETVSLPLGAVRLTREFLEHDPPKKYEMERLREFIAEEVARNAPGIAAARPRLVIATSGTAAAIAGYMASRKREGRRRGRRKERRVVVSRAAATKLAKKLAKMSLDERMHLQGIGPRRAEIIVAGATVFAEVMQRCELRSFRYSPLGLRDGVLAEMAAHYDRRTRSRRQIESDRWDALLRAGEHYQVDMPHARKVRDLAMELFRRLRRVHRLPPEYQEWLSAAAMLHEVGNFINRAGRWRHSYYIIAHSEIFGFTPGQRRIIAAMARYLGKSKPASGDRMVKVLSAADRVRLPKAVCLIRLAAALNQGRRDAVTGLAAQVKDGRVALRLKARRRTGADLELWALGKERGYFREVFGRELEARLA; from the coding sequence ATGCCGGTGTTCGCGGCGGTGGATATCGGGTCGAACTCGGTGCGGCTGAAGATCGCGCGCCTGGCGCGGCGGCGGCTGGAGCCGCTGCACGAGGACCGCGAAGTGACGCGGCTGGGCGAATCGGTATTCGCTGCCGGGCTGCTGGCGCCGCAGGCCATGGCGCAGACGGTGAAGGTGCTGGAGCGCTTCCATCGCGCGGTGCAGAAGCATGGCGCGGACGCGGTGCGGGTGGTGGCGACCAGCGCGCTGCGCGACGCGCGCAACGCCCAGGCCTTCAGTGACTGGGTGCACTCCACGACCGGCTGGCGCGTGGAGGTCATCTCGGGCCTCGAGGAAGCGCGCCTCATCCACCTGGGCATCCTGGCCAGTCTGCGGCTGCCGGAAGCTCCGGTGCTGCTGATCGACCTGGGCGGCGGGAGCTGCGAGCTGACCGTCTCGGCGCGCGGGCACATTCGCGAAACGGTGAGCCTGCCGCTGGGCGCGGTGCGCCTGACGCGTGAGTTCCTGGAGCACGACCCGCCCAAGAAATACGAGATGGAACGGCTGCGCGAGTTCATCGCCGAAGAAGTCGCCCGCAACGCACCAGGAATAGCGGCGGCGCGTCCGCGACTGGTGATCGCGACCTCGGGCACGGCGGCGGCGATCGCGGGCTACATGGCATCGCGCAAGCGCGAGGGCCGCAGGCGCGGACGGCGGAAGGAACGGCGCGTGGTGGTCTCGCGTGCGGCCGCGACGAAACTGGCGAAGAAGCTGGCCAAGATGAGCCTGGACGAGCGCATGCACCTGCAGGGCATCGGGCCGCGACGGGCGGAGATCATCGTGGCCGGCGCCACCGTCTTCGCGGAGGTGATGCAGCGCTGCGAGCTGCGCTCCTTCCGCTATTCGCCGCTGGGCCTGCGCGACGGAGTGCTGGCGGAGATGGCCGCCCATTACGACCGGCGCACGCGCTCGCGCCGGCAGATCGAGAGCGACCGCTGGGACGCGCTGCTGCGCGCCGGCGAGCACTACCAGGTGGACATGCCGCACGCCCGCAAGGTCCGGGACCTGGCGATGGAGCTGTTCCGCCGGCTGCGCCGGGTGCATCGCCTCCCGCCTGAGTACCAGGAGTGGCTTTCGGCGGCGGCCATGCTGCACGAAGTAGGCAACTTCATCAACCGCGCCGGGCGCTGGCGGCACAGCTATTACATCATCGCGCACTCGGAGATCTTCGGATTCACGCCCGGGCAGCGGAGGATCATCGCCGCCATGGCGCGGTATCTGGGCAAATCGAAGCCGGCCTCCGGCGATCGCATGGTGAAAGTGCTGTCGGCGGCGGACCGCGTGCGGCTGCCCAAGGCCGTCTGCCTCATCCGGCTGGCGGCGGCGCTCAACCAGGGACGCCGCGACGCCGTCACCGGCCTGGCCGCACAGGTGAAGGACGGGCGCGTCGCGCTGCGTTTGAAAGCGCGGCGGCGCACCGGGGCCGATCTGGAACTGTGGGCGCTGGGCAAAGAGCGCGGGTACTTCCGCGAGGTGTTCGGGCGGGAATTGGAAGCAAGACTCGCGTAG
- a CDS encoding MEDS domain-containing protein, translated as MPEAHVVEIGCEEVWRQISNYVENDLDPALRLRMEEHFKACKRCSAVLDGARNLVQLVGDGKAFDLPAGFSERLRARLQEHAASASAQVVPAPLEIPIGITGDRVPLGSHLIYFWESDQDFDRGVRFFHPGLGKGEHCIAFGHDEALEKVLMALRAQGYDPDLLIQKRELTVLRRHAAAEVTLSDISDVMHAALNSGSTAIRFLGNLGLGRDPLPAGENDVLELENRVDALITGFPCVVVCMYDVRTLPGRMILKGGLEQHRLAVHADGVHENPYYRPGPFSAASRHVH; from the coding sequence ATGCCCGAGGCGCACGTCGTCGAGATCGGTTGCGAAGAAGTCTGGCGCCAGATCTCCAACTACGTGGAAAACGACCTTGACCCCGCCCTGCGCCTCCGCATGGAAGAACATTTCAAGGCCTGCAAGCGCTGCAGCGCCGTGCTCGACGGCGCCCGCAATCTGGTGCAGTTGGTCGGCGACGGCAAGGCATTCGATCTGCCCGCCGGCTTCTCCGAGCGCCTCCGTGCCCGCCTGCAGGAGCATGCGGCTTCCGCTTCGGCCCAGGTCGTCCCCGCGCCGCTGGAAATCCCCATCGGCATTACCGGCGACCGCGTCCCGCTCGGCTCCCACCTCATCTATTTCTGGGAGAGCGACCAGGACTTTGACCGTGGCGTGCGCTTCTTCCATCCCGGACTGGGCAAGGGCGAGCATTGCATCGCCTTCGGCCACGACGAGGCGCTGGAAAAAGTCCTCATGGCTCTGCGTGCGCAGGGATACGACCCCGACCTGCTCATCCAGAAACGCGAACTGACTGTGCTGCGCCGCCACGCCGCTGCCGAGGTCACACTCTCCGACATCAGCGACGTGATGCACGCCGCCCTGAACTCCGGCTCTACCGCCATCCGCTTCCTCGGCAACCTCGGCCTGGGACGCGATCCGCTGCCCGCGGGCGAGAACGATGTGCTCGAACTGGAGAACCGCGTGGACGCGCTCATCACCGGCTTCCCCTGCGTGGTGGTCTGCATGTACGACGTGCGCACCCTGCCCGGCCGCATGATCCTCAAGGGCGGCTTGGAGCAGCATCGGCTCGCGGTGCACGCCGACGGCGTCCATGAGAACCCCTACTACCGCCCGGGGCCCTTCTCAGCCGCCTCGCGGCATGTGCACTAG
- a CDS encoding response regulator transcription factor, which yields MVTKDSKSKKAEKPGTRIAVVETDPLRLVGFHALFDSEPDLEIVGAASLAEITARSDIDLVLLGSRGGQNLFDVMAGVKAARPDLRIIVTGSGADDETILKAVMAGAKGYVDEAASPQEFVQAIRIVCQGSVWAPRRVLSMFIERVTSAPGRIFPAGRVTFTDREKEVLEHLVAGRSNKEIGAAMGIEERTVKAHVAKLMRKVGVKNRIELSVHAITHSLVSAHSA from the coding sequence TTGGTAACGAAGGACTCCAAGTCGAAGAAGGCGGAGAAGCCGGGCACGCGCATTGCCGTGGTGGAGACGGATCCGCTGCGGCTGGTGGGTTTTCACGCCTTGTTTGACTCTGAGCCGGACCTGGAGATCGTGGGCGCGGCCTCGCTGGCGGAGATCACGGCGCGCTCCGACATCGACCTGGTGCTGCTGGGCAGCCGCGGCGGGCAGAACCTGTTCGACGTGATGGCGGGCGTGAAGGCTGCCCGGCCCGATCTGCGCATCATCGTGACCGGCTCGGGGGCCGACGATGAGACCATCCTGAAGGCGGTGATGGCGGGCGCCAAAGGCTACGTGGACGAGGCCGCCAGCCCGCAGGAGTTCGTGCAGGCCATCCGCATCGTGTGCCAGGGTTCGGTGTGGGCGCCGCGGCGCGTGCTTTCGATGTTCATCGAGCGCGTCACCTCCGCGCCCGGCCGCATCTTCCCGGCGGGACGCGTCACCTTCACCGACCGGGAGAAAGAAGTCCTGGAGCACCTGGTGGCAGGCCGGTCGAACAAGGAGATCGGCGCCGCCATGGGCATCGAAGAACGCACTGTCAAGGCGCACGTCGCCAAGCTGATGCGCAAGGTGGGCGTGAAGAACCGCATCGAGCTTTCCGTGCACGCCATCACCCACTCGCTGGTTTCGGCCCACTCAGCATAA